One region of Primulina tabacum isolate GXHZ01 chromosome 1, ASM2559414v2, whole genome shotgun sequence genomic DNA includes:
- the LOC142554151 gene encoding polygalacturonate 4-alpha-galacturonosyltransferase-like: MKLICLFFADQNDFSIGSHGQELNWRVRLALQHLKSLLSKEVIDVIKASTDDLGPLSVDFFRKNNLSTSWQEITRQNYSTSVESIEVASEIQQQKSGANNSRVFETAAILARRQLREKRREKRAADLLNQDYEVTVKLENAAIERSKSVDSAVLGKYSVWRKEYENENSDSVVRLMRDQMIMATVYVSLARMKDKLDLAHELQTRLKESQRSLGEATTDIDLQQSALEKMKAMGQVLSKAREQLYDCKLVTGKLRAMLHSADEQVHSLKRQSDFLSQLAAKTIPNGLHCLSLRLTIDYHLLPPEKRKFPQSENLEDPNLYHYALFSDNVLAASVVVNSTIMNAKDPAKHVFHVVSDKLNFGAMSMWFLLNPPSKATIHVENVDEFKWLNSSYCPVLRQLESVGMKEFYFKAAHSAGGSNLKYRNPKYLSMLNHLRFYLPQIYPKLDKILFLDDDIVVRKDLTRLWDVDLQGKVNGAVETCGESFHRFDKYLNFSNPLISKHFDPNSCGWAYGMNVFDLKEWKRKDITGIYHKWQNLNEDRLLWKLGTLPPGLITFYGLTHPLEKSWHVLGLGYNPSIDRSDIENAAVVHYNGNMKPWLELAMTRYKSYWTRYIKLDHPYIRGCKLSE, encoded by the exons ATGAAACTGATTTGTCTATTTTTTGCAGATCAAAATGATTTTTCTATCGGTTCTCATGGACAG GAACTAAACTGGAGAGTGAGACTGGCATTGCAACATCTTAAGTCATTATTGTCAAAAGAG GTAATTGATGTCATTAAAGCTAGCACAGATGATTTGGGGCCTTTAAGTGTTGATTTCTTTAGAAAGAACAATTTGTCTACATCATGGCAAGAAATTACGAGACAGAATTATTCCACTTCTGTAGAG TCCATTGAAGTAGCTTCAGAAATACAACAGCAAAAGTCTGGAG CTAATAATTCTAGGGTTTTCGAGACAGCTGCTATACTGGCCCGAAGA CAATTGAGAGAAAAAAGGCGTGAAAAACGAGCTGCTGATTTGTTGAATCAAGATTATGAAGTGACTGTAAAGCTTGAAAATGCAGCAATTGAACGATCTAAGTCGGTTGATTCGGCAGTGTTAGGAAAATATAGTGTATGGAGGAAAGaatatgaaaatgaaaattctGATTCAGTTGTACGCTTGATGCGGGATCAAATGATAATGGCAACAGTTTATGTAAGTCTTGCAAGGATGAAAGACAAGCTTGACTTGGCACATGAGCTACAGACCCGACTTAAGGAAAGCCAACGTTCCTTAGGAGAGGCAACtactgatattgatttgcaGCAAAG TGCACTTGAAAAAATGAAAGCAATGGGCCAAGTGTTGTCCAAAGCTAGGGAGCAATTGTATGACTGCAAGTTAGTAACTGGGAAGCTAAGAGCCATGCTCCATTCTGCAGATGAGCAAGTCCACAGTCTTAAGAGACAAAGCGACTTCCTTAGCCAGCTTGCTGCTAAGACAATTCCAAATGGACTTCACTGTTTATCGTTGCGCCTGACAATAGATTACCACCTccttccaccagagaaaagGAAGTTTCCCCAAAGTGAAAATCTGGAAGATCCAAATCTCTACCACTATGCCCTCTTTTCGGATAATGTTCTTGCTGCTTCAGTAGTTGTGAACTCCACCATTATGAATGCTAAG GATCCTGCAaaacatgtttttcatgttGTTTCTGATAAGCTGAACTTTGGAGCAATGAGTATGTGGTTTCTTCTGAACCCTCCTAGTAAAGCTACCATACACGTTGAAAATGTTGATGAATTCAAGTGGCTCAACTCATCCTATTGTCCTGTTCTACGTCAATTGGAATCTGTTGGTATGAAAGAATTCTACTTCAAGGCAGCTCACTCTGCTGGAGGTTCTAACCTTAAGTACAGAAACCCAAAGTATCTTTCTATGCTTAACCACCTCAGGTTTTATCTCCCACAGATTTACCCCAAGTTGGATAAAATCCTTTTTCTCGATGATGATATTGTTGTTCGGAAAGACTTGACTAGATTATGGGATGTAGATCTCCAGGGCAAAGTGAATGGTGCAGTGGAAACCTGTGGTGAGAGCTTTCACCGGTTCGATAAATATCTGAACTTTTCAAACCCTCTCATCTCTAAACACTTTGATCCAAATTCTTGTGGGTGGGCTTATGGAATGAACGTTTTTGATCTCAAAGAGTGGAAGAGGAAGGATATAACGGGTATATACCACAAATGGCAGAACTTGAACGAAGATAGGTTACTATGGAAGCTTGGGACGCTGCCTCCCGGTCTGATTACTTTTTATGGGCTTACACATCCACTTGAAAAGTCTTGGCATGTGCTCGGTTTAGGTTACAATCCAAGCATTGACCGGTCAGATATCGAGAATGCAGCTGTTGTACATTATAACGGGAACATGAAACCGTGGCTAGAATTGGCGATGACTAGATATAAATCATATTGGACAAGGTATATAAAACTCGACCATCCTTACATACGCGGTTGCAAACTAAGTGAATGA
- the LOC142554167 gene encoding defensin-like protein 19 — MAASLLRRHSTVAVLFFLLLFVILLNKSAVVDSRTCERRSKTWSGFCGSSNNCNRQCRNWEHALHGACHAQFPGFACFCYFNC; from the exons atGGCTGCATCACTTCTCCGTCGACATTCCACTGTCGCAGTCCTCTTTTTCCTTCTCTTGTTCGTCATACTCCTGAATA AATCGGCAGTGGTGGATTCAAGAACTTGCGAAAGGCGTAGCAAAACATGGTCGGGATTCTGCGGGAGCTCCAACAACTGTAATAGGCAGTGCAGGAATTGGGAGCATGCACTTCATGGCGCTTGTCACGCACAGTTCCCAGGATTTGCATGCTTCTGCTATTTTAACTGTTAA
- the LOC142554157 gene encoding large ribosomal subunit protein bL31c-like, with product MVLYLSNAFLSKNLSPSPLSLNDKVKRVVGRDDMRCSCRKKDIHPQFHEDSKVYCNGELVMTTGGTKKEYVVDVWSGNHPFYLGSRAQLLVDADQVEKFRKKFSGLSQIMEIPVLKGEIILPPKKKSGKGKKK from the exons ATGGTTCTTTACCTGTCCAACGCTTTCCTCAGTAAAAACCTCTCCCCTTCTCCACTCTCCCTCAACGACAAA GTGAAACGAGTTGTGGGCAGAGATGACATGCGGTGTAGCTGCAGGAAGAAGGATATACACCCGCAATTCCATGAAGATTCGAAGGTGTACTGTAATGGTGAACTCGTGATGACTACCGGTGGAACCAAGAAAGAATACGTGGTTGATGTGTGGTCTGGGAACCACCCCTTTTATCTGGGAAGCCGAGCGCAGCTTCTTGTTGATGCTGATCAGGTTGAAAAATTCCGCAAGAAATTTAGTGGGCTGTCGCAGATTATGGAGATTCCTGTGCTCAAGGGAGAGATTATTCTTCCTCCTAAGAAGAAGTCtggaaaaggaaaaaagaagtAG